Sequence from the Sphingosinicella ginsenosidimutans genome:
GAGTTGCGGGCCGAGCTCGCCCAGATGCGCGAGGTCACACACGCGGATCGCGCGGCGCCCCACCTTGTCCTCATAGGCCGGGCCGATGCCCCGGCGGGTCGTCCCGATCTTGCCCTTGCCGCTCGCATCCTCGCGCAGCGCGTCGAGATCGCGGTGAATGGGGAGGATCAGCGGGCAGGTGTCGGCGATCCGCAGCGTTTCGGGGCCCACGGACACGCCTTGGCCGGCGAGCGTCTCGACCTCTGCCTTCAGCGCCCAGGGATCGAGCACCACCCCGTTGCCGATGACCGAAAGCGTGCCGCGGACGATCCCGGAGGGGAGCAGGGACAATTTATACGTCTTGCCGTCGACGACGAGCGTGTGCCCGGCATTGTGCCCGCCCTGGAACCGGACGACGAGATCGGCGCGGCTGGCGAGCCAGTCGACGATCTTGCCCTTGCCCTCGTCGCCCCATTGGCCCCCGATGACCGTTACGTTCGCCAAGGCGCTTCAACTCCTCGAAAGTGCGGGCCGGCTCTAATTGCCCTCGCCCCCCGGGTCCAGTCTTGCGCTCGGGTGACCGGATCGTTGTTTTGGGTTAATGAAACAAAGTCTAAGCCGCGCTCGTTCAACGCCAGGACCTTGTTCGAGGAGGGAAAATCATGCGTAAGATCGTTCTCGCTCTTTCGGCCGCCGCGGCGGTCGTGCCGGCCACGGTGCTCACGACGGCACCGGCCGACGCCCAGCGTCATCACAGCCGCTATGCCCGCTATTACGACCGCCACGGCTATTATAACGGCCCGGCCTGGCGTGGCCGCGACGGCCGCTATTATTGCCGCCGTTCCAACGGCACGACCGGCCTTCTGATCGGCGGTGCCGCCGGCGCGCTGATCGGCCGCTCGGTCGATGGCGGCCGCGATCGGACCGCCGGCACCGTGATCGGCGCCGCGGCGGGCGCGCTGCTCGGCCGCGAAGTGGATCGCAGCGGGAGCCGCCGCCGCTGCCGCTAAGCGGGTTCCCGCAGGCAATAAGAAGGGGCGCCGATCGGCGCCCCTTTTTTTGGCGATCTGTCCGGGTCCTAGTTCCTGGGCTTGCGCGTGCGCGGCGTGGCCGGCTTTTTCGCGGCGCCGGCCTTGCTGCGCGACGCCGCCGGTTTGGCGGCTTTCCGCGTGGTCCCCTTGGCCGGAGCCGATGCCGCGCGGGCCGGCGCCGATTTCGCGCGGGCCGGCGCGGCCGTACCGCCATCGGCAGCCGTCGTGCCGCCGGTCTCGCCCATCATCCGGCGGACCGCGTCGGTCGCCGCATTGATCATCGCGGCGCCGATCTTGCTCGCGCTCTCGGCCGCCGCGTCGGCCGCGGCCTCGGCGGCGTCCTGGGCCTGGCGGGCGCTGCGCCGTGCGGATTCGCGGACCGTCTTGTTCGCCGCGAGCGCCGCCGCTGCGGTCACGAGGCCAGCGGCGAGCAGGCTCCGCGCGACCGGATTCTGGGCCAGCTCGGCGGCCTTGCGCCCGGCTTCGCGCAGGGCGTCGGGAATGGCATCGGCCGCCGAACGTGTCGTTTCCTCTTTTCCGGACGAATTCTTGGCCATGACTTCCTCCTTGGATTTCGTACCCTTTGCGTAACAGACACGCGAGGGCGCGAACAGTTCCATCCGGCACGCCGTCGCCACCGCCCAGACAGGCGAAAGGCCGCCGGGCGGGTGCCCGACGGCCTCTCGACATGGTCAGCGGCCGGAAGCCTCCAGCCCGGAAGACCTTGAAAAGCTTACGCCTTCATCTCCCGAACGGACTTGACCGACCTCTCTGCTGAACCATGAGACATCGGATCACCTCCTTTCGCTATGTTGAACTCAATTCGAATATGAGTCGTGGCGAATCGGCGATCAAGTCTTGATCTCTTTTTTTTCGCGGCTAGGATTCCATGCTTCGCGCCGCCCCTCCGGGCGGCTTTTCATGCGCCGCCGCGGCAATCCTCGACGACGCGCGCCAGTTCCGGCCAGGCGGGCACGTAGAGCGGCGCGGCGCCGCCGCCACGCACCATGAATCGGCCGCGGCTGAACGCCATCTGGTCGAGCAGGGGGTCGCCGGCAGACAAGGTCGCGACCGCGCTCGAGCCCTGCGTCTCCGCGCGCAGGGTGCGCTCGCCGAACGTCGTGGTGATCGTGAGCGGCTGGCCGCCCGCGGAGCCGCTGCGGGTCAGCGCGACGCCGCCACCGTCGCAGCGTAGCGCGAGGCTCGGCGCGCCCGCCGGGCCGAAATAGGCGAGCGACCGGCCGTCATTGTCGTAACGCCACTCGCCGGGGCTGATCGCCGCGTCGCGCCAGTCGACGCTCGGCGGCGGCGCGGCCGGTGCCTCCGGTTGCGGGGCGGGAGCGGGCGGCGGGGTTGGCGGCGCCGGGGCCGGCGCGGGCGGGCGCGGCACGCAGGCCGAAAGCAGCGCCGCGACGCCGGCGGCGAGGAGACCGATGCGCCGCGTCACTGGGCGTTCTGCGCGGCCGGAGCCGTCTGGTTCACCGGCGCCGGCGCGGCGACATTGACGGAAATGTCCGCCCCGTCCTCGTCATCCGCGCGCACATTGGCGCAGCCATTCACGTAGGTCGTGATCGACGGCGAGGCCGGCAGGACAAGCGGCGGCGAATCCCCGACCCGCACGACCAGTGGCCCGGTGTTGCGGGCGAGCTGGCCGACCAGCGGATCCTGCGGCATGATCGCGGCGCGAAGCAGCGGTGTCGCGCCGCCCACCGAAACGACCGCCAGACGGCGCGTCTCGCTCCCCATCGTCAGCATCATCATCGGCAGGTCCCCCGTCGGGGCGGCGCCGTGCCGCTGGAGGAAGAGGCCGCGCCGCCCATCGCAGCGGAGGCTGAACACCGGCGTCGCTCCGGCCGGCCCGAATTCAAGGACATTGGCATCGTCCTGGACGGATGCGCGCCATTCGCCGAGCGCCACCCCGCCGTCATCTTCCTCCGGGGTGCGGACATGCTCGACGGTGCGGGCCTCGTCATTGTCCTCGGCAAGCACGTTCGCATCTTCCGATCGCGCGCAGGCGGCGAGGAGGAGAAAGGCGAAAAGGGCGGCGCGTCTGGCGGCCATGCGTGGCTCCCGGGATACTGGCGATCGGGGCCACCGTGGCGGAGTGGGCGCGGCCTTTCAAGAGCGGAAGAACCCGGTCAATCGCGACCGAAGGCGGCGCGAAGCTCGCCCTTGGCCGCCTCCAGGACCTTGCGCCGATGGGCGGAGAGGCCGTCGCCGGCACGGTTGATGTAGAAGGTCAGCATCGACATGGCTGACTGGTAGGGGCTGCTCTTGCGCCGCTTGCTCTGCTCCGCCGACCTCTTCAGCGACTGCGCGATCGACTTGGGATCGTCGCGCGTGAACACGTCCTCCTCGAGGTCGAGCGCATTGGAATGTTCGGTCACGTCCTGCGACCATCTCTTCGCATCGGTCGGCATCACGATCCTCAGTGGCGCTTGAAATACTGGACCTCGCGCTCATGCTTCTCGGCCGCCGCGCGCGTCTCGAACGTGCCGAGGTTGCGGCGCTTGCCGGTCTTCGGGTCCTTCTTGCGCGAATAGAGTCGCCAGCCGGATTTGAGCTTGCGGATCATGGGGAAGGAACGGTCGGTTCGCCGCCCCGTTCCTCAGCTCATCGCGGCCGCCTCCCGCCCATCCGCATCTGGCGGGTCTTGCCGTAGCGAGTCTTGCGGGTGCCGGGCTTGCCCTCGTTGGAATGACCGACGACCGGCGCGCGGCTCTGTTCGGTGGCGAGGCCGAGTTCGCCCGCTTCGAGCCGGCGGATTTCGTCGCGAAGGCGGGCCGCTTCCTCGAATTCGAGATCGCCGGCGGCCTTGCGCATCCGGCCTTCGAGCTCCTGGATATAGGCGCGCAGATTGTGGCCGACGAGGTGCGGTGCGTCCTCGTCGCCAGTGTCGATCGTCACGCTGTCGCGGTTGGAAACGTCGGCGAGGATGTCGGCGATGTTGCGCTTGATCGTCGTCGGGGTGATGCCGTGCTCGGCGTTATACGCCTCCTGCTTCTCGCGGCGGCGGTTGGTCTCGTTGAGCGCGCGCTCGATCGAGCCGGTGATCGTGTCCGCGTAGAGGATCACCTTGCCCTCGACATTGCGGGCGGCGCGGCCGATCGTCTGGATGAGGCTGGTTTCCGAGCGAAGGAATCCCTCCTTGTCGGCATCGAGGATCGCGACCAGTCCGCATTCGGGGATGTCGAGGCCCTCGCGCAGCAGGTTGATGCCGACGAGCACGTCATAGACGCCGAGCCTCAGGTCGCGGATCAGCTCGATCCGCTCCAGCGTCTCGACGTCGCTGTGCATGTAGCGCACGCGAAGCCCCGCCTCATGGAGGAACTCGGTCAGATCCTCCGCCATCCGCTTGGTGAGCGTGGTGACGAGCGTCCGATAGCCCTTGGCGGCGGTCGCCTTCGCCTCGGCGATGAGATCGTCGACCTGGTCCTCGACAGGCCTGATCTCGACCGGTGGATCGATGAGCCCGGTGGGGCGGATCACCTGCTCGACGAAGACGCCCGAGGCCTGCTCCATCTCCCACGGGCCCGGCGTCGCCGAAACCGCGACCGTCTGCGGGCGCATCACGTCCCATTCGTTGAAGCGGAGCGGCCGGTTGTCGATGCAGCTCGGCAGCCGGAAGCCATATTCGGCGAGCGTGATCTTGCGGCGATGGTCGCCGCGCGCCATCGCGCCGATCTGCGGCACGGTCTGATGGCTCTCGTCGACGAACAACAGGGCGTTGTCGGGGAGATATTCGAACAGGGTCGGCGGCGGCTCGCCGGGCAGGCGCCCGGTGAGGAAGCGCGAGTAATTCTCGATGCCGGCGCACGATCCGGTGGCGGCGATCATCTCGAGGTCGAAATTGGTGCGCTGCTCAAGCCGCTGCGCCTCCAGCAGCCGGCCCTCCGCCGTCAGCTCCTTCAGGCGCTCCTGAAGCTCGAAGCGGATCGCCTCCATCGCCTGCTTCAGCGTCGGGCCCGGCGTCACATAGTGCGAGTTCGCATAGACGCGGATGTAATCCAGGCTGGCCGACTTCTTGCCGGTCAGCGGATCGAATTCGACGATCTCCTCGATCTCGTCGCCGAAGAAGGAGACGCGCCAGGCGCTGTCCTCATAGTGAGAAGGAAAAATCTCGAGATTGTCGCCCTTCACCCGGAAATTGCCGCGCGCAAAGCCCTGGTCGTTGCGCTTGTACTGGAGCGCGACGAGCTTGCGGACGATCTCGCGCTGATCGACGCTCTGGCCCTTCTTGAGGTCGAAGATCATCGCCGAATAGGTTTCGACCGATCCGATGCCGTAGAGGCAGGAGACCGAGGCGACGATGATGACGTCGTCGCGCTCCAGCAGGGCGCGGGTCGCCGAATGGCGCATCCGGTCGATCGCCTCGTTCACCGAGCTTTCCTTCTCGATGTAGGTGTCCGACCGGGGCACATAGGCCTCGGGCTGGTAATAATCGTAATAGCTGACGAAATATTCGACCGCATTGTCGGGGAAGAAGCTCTTGAACTCCCCGTAGAGCTGGGCGGCGAGGATCTTGTTGGGGGCGAGGATCAGCGCCGGGCGCTGCAGCTCCTCGATCACCTTCGCCATCGTGAAGGTCTTGCCCGATCCGGTGACGCCGAGCAGCACCTGGGTCCGCTCGTCGGCCCGCACCTGATCGACCAGCTCGGCGATCGCCGCGGGCTG
This genomic interval carries:
- a CDS encoding DUF3175 domain-containing protein; amino-acid sequence: MPTDAKRWSQDVTEHSNALDLEEDVFTRDDPKSIAQSLKRSAEQSKRRKSSPYQSAMSMLTFYINRAGDGLSAHRRKVLEAAKGELRAAFGRD
- the uvrB gene encoding excinuclease ABC subunit UvrB — protein: MAIQIRTSLDEPETGAAFVPHRPQRPDKVEGGKAFRVVSDYQPSGDQPAAIAELVDQVRADERTQVLLGVTGSGKTFTMAKVIEELQRPALILAPNKILAAQLYGEFKSFFPDNAVEYFVSYYDYYQPEAYVPRSDTYIEKESSVNEAIDRMRHSATRALLERDDVIIVASVSCLYGIGSVETYSAMIFDLKKGQSVDQREIVRKLVALQYKRNDQGFARGNFRVKGDNLEIFPSHYEDSAWRVSFFGDEIEEIVEFDPLTGKKSASLDYIRVYANSHYVTPGPTLKQAMEAIRFELQERLKELTAEGRLLEAQRLEQRTNFDLEMIAATGSCAGIENYSRFLTGRLPGEPPPTLFEYLPDNALLFVDESHQTVPQIGAMARGDHRRKITLAEYGFRLPSCIDNRPLRFNEWDVMRPQTVAVSATPGPWEMEQASGVFVEQVIRPTGLIDPPVEIRPVEDQVDDLIAEAKATAAKGYRTLVTTLTKRMAEDLTEFLHEAGLRVRYMHSDVETLERIELIRDLRLGVYDVLVGINLLREGLDIPECGLVAILDADKEGFLRSETSLIQTIGRAARNVEGKVILYADTITGSIERALNETNRRREKQEAYNAEHGITPTTIKRNIADILADVSNRDSVTIDTGDEDAPHLVGHNLRAYIQELEGRMRKAAGDLEFEEAARLRDEIRRLEAGELGLATEQSRAPVVGHSNEGKPGTRKTRYGKTRQMRMGGRRPR
- a CDS encoding glycine zipper 2TM domain-containing protein, which produces MRKIVLALSAAAAVVPATVLTTAPADAQRHHSRYARYYDRHGYYNGPAWRGRDGRYYCRRSNGTTGLLIGGAAGALIGRSVDGGRDRTAGTVIGAAAGALLGREVDRSGSRRRCR